From Bacillus cereus group sp. RP43, the proteins below share one genomic window:
- a CDS encoding MerR family transcriptional regulator: MKDKRKFLFIVFVILVVGVTAFNIYLSKKSMSDGKEKQLKLSNELLTKQNEDLKKRLDKVLPSAQEQQRRAYLSTAETFIQLSFHREKEGYSERKEKAKSIMSEELLQQFYPTGKYELGDTYKTKPIEMKFYLQENEPDKEEVNVLAEFINVTTDSSQNREEKVNNVLRIIIKKEKETWRVTSVEELNMKVL, encoded by the coding sequence ATGAAGGATAAACGAAAATTCTTGTTTATTGTGTTTGTCATTTTAGTTGTAGGTGTGACAGCTTTTAATATCTATTTGAGCAAAAAATCAATGAGTGATGGCAAAGAAAAACAGTTGAAACTTTCAAATGAATTACTAACAAAACAAAATGAAGACTTAAAAAAACGACTGGATAAGGTGCTTCCTTCCGCACAAGAACAACAGAGAAGGGCGTACTTATCGACAGCCGAAACGTTCATTCAATTATCATTTCACCGAGAAAAAGAAGGATACAGTGAGCGAAAAGAAAAAGCAAAATCCATTATGAGTGAAGAACTTTTACAACAATTTTATCCAACTGGTAAATACGAATTAGGAGATACGTATAAAACGAAACCAATAGAAATGAAATTTTATTTACAAGAAAATGAACCCGATAAAGAGGAGGTAAATGTGCTAGCTGAATTTATAAATGTCACGACAGATTCATCGCAAAATCGAGAAGAAAAAGTAAACAATGTGTTGCGAATCATCATAAAAAAAGAAAAAGAAACATGGCGAGTTACGAGTGTAGAAGAACTCAATATGAAAGTCTTATAA